The following are encoded in a window of Shewanella psychrotolerans genomic DNA:
- a CDS encoding SAM-dependent methyltransferase, whose translation MSKASGLGCLVCVGTGLNLAGQISVISKSYIEHADVVFSLVPDGFALSWLKKLNGDVRSLQCYYAQPGEIKNRRDTYEQMVEAILKEVRANKKVVCALYGHPGVFACVSHFAIRRAQNEGYSAKMEPGISAEACLWADVGIDPGNSGHQSFEASQFMFYSHTPDPTTHLLLWQIGIAGEHTLTEFHTNSDRLQVLVELLNQWYPLDHEIILYEAPNLPIQSPRIDRLPLKELPFANLSAITTLLIPPSKPLMVNRDVLAKLGITEADLG comes from the coding sequence ATGAGTAAAGCAAGTGGCTTAGGTTGCTTAGTTTGTGTCGGGACTGGTCTTAATTTAGCAGGCCAAATTAGTGTTATTAGTAAGAGTTATATCGAGCATGCTGATGTCGTGTTTTCACTGGTTCCCGATGGTTTTGCGCTCAGTTGGCTTAAAAAGCTCAATGGCGATGTGCGTTCTTTGCAGTGTTATTACGCTCAGCCTGGTGAGATTAAAAATCGCCGTGACACTTATGAACAGATGGTTGAAGCCATTTTGAAAGAGGTGCGAGCGAATAAAAAAGTCGTTTGCGCGTTGTATGGTCATCCTGGGGTGTTTGCTTGTGTATCTCATTTTGCTATTAGGCGTGCACAAAATGAGGGCTATAGCGCTAAGATGGAACCTGGTATCTCTGCTGAAGCTTGTCTTTGGGCTGATGTGGGGATCGACCCTGGTAACTCGGGCCATCAGAGCTTTGAGGCAAGCCAGTTTATGTTCTATAGCCATACGCCCGATCCAACCACTCATTTATTACTGTGGCAAATCGGGATTGCAGGGGAGCATACCTTAACCGAATTTCACACCAATTCAGACCGATTACAGGTGTTAGTTGAACTGCTCAATCAGTGGTATCCCCTTGATCATGAAATAATCCTTTATGAAGCGCCTAACCTGCCGATACAGTCACCGCGGATAGATAGATTACCCTTAAAGGAACTTCCGTTTGCTAACTTGTCAGCCATTACCACCTTGCTTATTCCACCGTCAAAACCATTGATGGTAAATCGTGATGTTTTAGCAAAGCTTGGGATAACCGAAGCTGATTTAGGATGA
- a CDS encoding GGDEF domain-containing protein produces the protein MAAETDFESILDELKASLIAEPSKSSELIQYLQENVGDLTRDQQARFLTLKSNKELFNGMYDKAYRLLVEAEELSHSPSLLNSIYLYQATSLIALKNYQGALEAMSKNLSRIEEIDDVTIKMTSYLRLANLYLDLEVFDEVKRYASLSLEFSRGVSTKEQCYAKILLAASSLKLAHYQQAEQEFETTKSYCSEHNIPLIVAMSDKGMGDSALKLGKFDIAKNYLLSALAQYQQFQFQLELNDVNSLLAETYLSLSDLDSAINYAQMVISLPNDPSNLEAKMRATKVMSVAFEKRQNFKQAYDYLADYIKISDSLIDETKAKAYAYQMAKFENAEKTREIKMLNQDRALYTAQQKVVELERYNESLALMILLGCSVGFVIFGMTMFIQQRKYKRISQLDQLTGILNRGTGQDFAENLFIDVLAHRGVFSVIMFDLDHFKVINDTLGHSAGDWALKRVVEAVTPLLRSRDLFVRMGGEEFCIFLPNTTAEDALHLAEECRVTIDNIPTKPHYSELHITASFGVCTSMENDLSLDPMMKRADIAMYQAKHSGRNRVVEYQADMVISAAS, from the coding sequence ATGGCTGCTGAAACCGATTTTGAATCAATTCTCGATGAGCTAAAAGCTTCCTTAATTGCAGAGCCATCAAAATCCTCTGAATTAATACAATATTTGCAAGAAAATGTTGGAGATTTAACAAGAGATCAGCAGGCAAGATTTCTTACTTTAAAAAGTAATAAAGAGTTATTTAACGGTATGTATGATAAGGCTTATCGTTTGCTCGTGGAGGCGGAGGAGTTGAGCCACTCTCCCAGCCTGCTTAACTCTATCTACCTATATCAAGCGACATCTTTGATAGCGCTTAAAAATTATCAAGGTGCGCTAGAAGCCATGTCTAAGAATTTGAGCCGAATAGAGGAGATCGATGATGTTACCATCAAGATGACCTCATATTTAAGGCTGGCTAATCTATATCTTGATCTTGAAGTGTTTGATGAAGTTAAACGTTATGCTTCTCTCTCATTAGAGTTTAGTCGAGGCGTATCAACTAAAGAGCAGTGCTATGCCAAAATATTATTGGCGGCTTCGTCGCTCAAGTTAGCTCATTACCAGCAAGCCGAGCAAGAGTTTGAAACAACCAAGTCATATTGTTCAGAACACAATATTCCACTTATCGTTGCTATGTCTGATAAGGGGATGGGGGATTCGGCTCTTAAGCTAGGGAAATTTGATATTGCCAAGAATTATCTCTTGTCAGCACTCGCTCAATATCAACAGTTTCAATTTCAACTCGAGCTTAACGACGTAAATTCTTTGCTCGCCGAAACCTACTTATCTCTATCCGATCTGGATAGTGCCATCAATTATGCGCAAATGGTGATATCTCTGCCAAATGACCCAAGTAATTTAGAAGCCAAGATGCGGGCAACAAAAGTCATGTCTGTTGCGTTTGAAAAGCGTCAAAATTTTAAACAAGCCTATGATTATTTAGCTGACTATATAAAAATAAGTGATAGCTTAATTGATGAAACCAAAGCGAAGGCTTATGCCTACCAGATGGCGAAATTTGAGAATGCCGAAAAGACCCGTGAGATTAAGATGCTTAATCAAGATAGGGCGTTATATACCGCTCAACAAAAAGTGGTAGAGCTAGAGCGCTATAATGAGAGTTTAGCCTTAATGATTTTGCTTGGATGCTCAGTCGGTTTTGTTATTTTTGGGATGACAATGTTCATTCAGCAGCGTAAGTATAAGCGGATCTCTCAGTTGGATCAGCTGACAGGCATTCTTAATCGCGGTACAGGCCAAGATTTTGCCGAAAACTTGTTTATTGACGTGCTCGCACACCGAGGTGTGTTTAGCGTTATCATGTTTGATCTCGACCATTTTAAAGTCATTAATGATACTTTGGGCCATAGTGCTGGAGATTGGGCTTTAAAACGGGTTGTTGAAGCCGTCACCCCATTATTGAGGAGCCGAGATCTATTTGTTCGTATGGGCGGTGAGGAGTTTTGTATATTTTTGCCAAATACGACTGCAGAAGATGCACTTCACTTAGCTGAGGAATGTCGCGTTACCATCGATAATATACCGACAAAGCCCCATTATAGTGAGCTTCATATTACAGCGAGTTTTGGTGTGTGTACGAGTATGGAAAATGATCTTAGTTTAGACCCCATGATGAAACGTGCCGATATCGCTATGTATCAGGCTAAACACAGTGGTCGTAATCGCGTGGTAGAGTATCAAGCTGACATGGTGATTAGTGCTGCTTCTTAG
- the aceB gene encoding malate synthase A encodes MTEPVLNKDLTEASIHLTGEHIPGQEVVLNEGALNLLEVLCREFAKEVPSLLASRKAKQELIDAGQLPDFLPQTRAIRDGEWQIRGIPSDLQDRRVEITGPVDRKMIINALNANVKVFMADFEDSLSPSWQKVVEGQVNLRDAVRGEIEFTAPETGKHYALNEDPAVLIARVRGLHLLEKHVEFDGEPIPGALFDFCLYFYHNYRQLLAKSSGPYFYIPKLESHVEARWWAKVFAFVEERFCIAPGTIKCTCLIETLPAVFEMEEILYELRSNIVALNCGRWDYIFSYIKTLKKNSDRILPDRQAVTMDKPFLSAYSRLLIKTCHKRGALAMGGMAAFIPAKDAEQNEAVLTKVRGDKELEARNGHDGTWVAHPGLADTAMGIFNEYIGEDHVNQLHITRDVDAPILASDLLMPCEGERTEAGMRLNIRIALQYIEAWINGNGCVPIYGLMEDAATAEISRTSIWQWIQHEQKLSNGKLVTKALFKEMLVEELANVKLEVGPDRFTRGSYTQAAVLLEEITTSDELVDFLTLPGYEILTKSE; translated from the coding sequence ATGACTGAACCAGTATTAAATAAAGACTTAACCGAGGCATCCATTCACCTAACAGGTGAACATATTCCTGGACAGGAAGTTGTGCTTAATGAAGGGGCGTTAAATCTTCTCGAAGTGCTTTGTAGAGAGTTTGCTAAGGAAGTGCCATCTTTGTTAGCTAGCCGCAAGGCTAAACAAGAGCTTATCGATGCAGGACAGCTACCAGACTTCTTACCACAAACGAGAGCGATTCGTGACGGCGAATGGCAGATCCGTGGTATTCCAAGTGATCTTCAAGATAGGCGAGTTGAAATCACAGGGCCTGTGGACCGCAAGATGATCATTAACGCGCTGAATGCCAACGTCAAAGTGTTTATGGCTGATTTTGAGGATTCACTTTCACCTAGCTGGCAGAAGGTGGTCGAAGGTCAGGTTAACCTTCGTGACGCGGTACGTGGTGAAATTGAGTTCACCGCTCCCGAGACGGGAAAGCATTATGCGCTAAATGAAGATCCCGCCGTACTGATCGCTCGGGTACGTGGTTTACACCTATTAGAGAAACATGTTGAGTTTGACGGTGAGCCGATCCCCGGTGCGTTATTCGATTTCTGCCTCTATTTCTATCATAACTATCGTCAATTACTGGCAAAGAGCAGTGGACCTTATTTTTATATTCCTAAACTAGAGAGCCATGTTGAGGCGCGCTGGTGGGCGAAAGTGTTTGCCTTCGTTGAAGAGCGCTTCTGCATAGCGCCGGGTACGATTAAGTGTACCTGTCTCATCGAAACCTTGCCTGCAGTGTTTGAAATGGAAGAGATTCTGTATGAACTTCGCTCAAATATTGTTGCCCTCAATTGTGGGCGTTGGGATTATATCTTTAGCTATATCAAGACATTAAAGAAGAATAGCGATCGTATTTTACCCGATAGACAAGCGGTAACTATGGACAAGCCATTCCTAAGCGCTTATTCACGCCTACTTATTAAGACGTGTCATAAACGTGGTGCTTTAGCCATGGGGGGAATGGCCGCCTTTATTCCTGCTAAGGATGCTGAACAAAATGAAGCCGTGTTAACCAAAGTACGTGGTGATAAAGAGTTAGAGGCGCGTAACGGTCATGACGGTACTTGGGTGGCGCATCCTGGTTTGGCTGACACCGCCATGGGGATTTTCAACGAGTATATCGGTGAGGACCATGTTAACCAACTGCATATTACTCGTGACGTCGACGCTCCTATTTTAGCCAGTGATTTGCTTATGCCCTGTGAAGGCGAGAGAACCGAAGCAGGTATGAGGCTCAACATTCGTATTGCTTTGCAATACATCGAGGCTTGGATCAACGGCAATGGCTGTGTACCTATCTATGGTTTGATGGAAGATGCGGCGACTGCGGAGATCTCTAGGACCTCAATTTGGCAGTGGATACAGCACGAGCAAAAGCTATCTAACGGTAAGTTAGTAACCAAGGCATTGTTTAAAGAGATGCTGGTAGAAGAGCTCGCTAATGTGAAACTCGAAGTAGGGCCAGATAGGTTCACTCGTGGAAGCTACACTCAGGCCGCGGTGTTACTTGAAGAGATCACAACGTCGGATGAATTGGTGGATTTTTTAACCTTACCTGGCTACGAAATTCTCACTAAATCGGAATAG
- the aceA gene encoding isocitrate lyase, which produces MTKATTQVSRQQQIDAIKKDWAENPRWEGVRRPYTAEDVVALRGSIVPENTIASRGAAKLWELVNGGAKKGYVNSLGALTGGQAVQQAKAGIEAIYLSGWQVAADANLAGTMYPDQSLYPANSVPSVVQRINNSFRRADQIQWSNEIDPGDEGYTDYFLPIVADAEAGFGGVLNAYELMKNMIDAGAAGVHFEDQLASVKKCGHMGGKVLVPTQEAVQKLVSARLAADVSGVETLVIARTDANAADLLTSDCDPYDGDFVTGERTSEGFYRVNAGIDQAISRGLAYAPYADLIWCETAKPDLDEARRFAEAIHAQYPNQLLAYNCSPSFNWKKNLDDATIAKFQQELSDMGYKYQFITLAGIHNMWYNMFDLAYDYARGEGMKHYVEKVQEVEFAAAKKGYTFVAHQQEVGTGYFDKVTNVIQGGQSSVTALTGSTEEDQF; this is translated from the coding sequence ATGACTAAGGCAACTACACAGGTTTCACGTCAACAACAGATTGATGCGATCAAGAAAGATTGGGCTGAAAACCCACGCTGGGAAGGTGTTCGTCGTCCTTACACGGCGGAAGACGTAGTCGCCTTACGAGGTTCTATTGTGCCAGAGAATACGATTGCGAGTCGTGGTGCAGCGAAACTATGGGAACTCGTCAATGGTGGCGCTAAGAAAGGCTATGTAAATTCGCTAGGTGCATTGACAGGTGGTCAAGCTGTCCAGCAGGCAAAAGCCGGTATCGAGGCCATTTATCTTTCAGGATGGCAAGTAGCGGCTGATGCTAACCTTGCTGGTACCATGTACCCAGATCAGTCTCTCTATCCCGCAAACTCAGTGCCTTCAGTTGTACAACGTATTAACAACTCTTTCCGCCGCGCCGATCAAATTCAGTGGAGCAACGAAATAGATCCAGGCGATGAAGGATACACAGATTACTTCTTGCCAATCGTTGCCGATGCAGAAGCGGGGTTTGGTGGCGTGTTAAACGCTTATGAATTGATGAAAAACATGATTGATGCGGGTGCTGCAGGTGTTCACTTTGAAGATCAGCTCGCGTCAGTTAAGAAGTGCGGTCACATGGGCGGTAAAGTGCTTGTACCGACTCAAGAAGCGGTGCAAAAGTTAGTTTCAGCGCGTCTAGCTGCCGATGTTAGCGGTGTTGAAACCCTGGTTATTGCGCGTACCGATGCTAATGCTGCTGACCTTCTGACTTCAGATTGTGATCCATATGATGGTGACTTTGTAACGGGTGAGCGCACATCTGAGGGGTTCTATCGTGTCAATGCTGGTATCGACCAGGCGATCTCTCGTGGTCTAGCATATGCTCCTTATGCAGACCTTATCTGGTGTGAAACGGCTAAACCAGATCTTGATGAAGCGCGTCGTTTTGCTGAAGCCATTCACGCTCAGTACCCGAATCAGTTGCTTGCTTATAACTGTTCTCCTTCGTTTAACTGGAAGAAAAACTTGGATGATGCAACGATTGCTAAATTCCAACAAGAGCTTTCAGACATGGGTTATAAGTACCAGTTCATCACTTTGGCGGGTATTCATAACATGTGGTACAACATGTTTGACCTTGCTTATGACTACGCTCGTGGCGAAGGTATGAAGCATTATGTCGAGAAAGTTCAAGAAGTTGAGTTCGCCGCAGCGAAGAAAGGTTATACCTTCGTAGCGCATCAGCAAGAAGTAGGTACAGGTTACTTCGATAAGGTAACCAATGTTATTCAAGGTGGTCAGTCTTCTGTCACAGCGCTTACAGGTTCAACAGAAGAAGATCAGTTTTAA
- a CDS encoding HDOD domain-containing protein: MKAANQVKGADYWTKRISEQEMPALCSTVKSLEKLAKDDVSSLAILGRSVMHDNALTSRILRVANSAIYNKGTSLVTTVSRAAVVLGFDTIRNICITAKLLSSLLENKGLSEPVYHRLLTLMGRAFQAAMLAKMMLKDHDEELQEEVFIAALLYHIGESAFWSMGGDITEQLDHRLSDSDSKEANAIVREYLGTSFAQLSVGIARSWGLGEVLVKSLSNPDERTPEIRSIFLANKISEMMVAEPSDPVALNHRIKQAADMLGIEVDEFKGQMIRCSYATKKLAISYGAKVLVEFLPSTELLTLAYEEDTNKVVVREPNVTQQLKKLRELTDCAISKANFNEVITVTIDGVLNGIGMDRCAVMLLSPNRKRLQPRVVIGDNTDVMKNEFIVELHLSKTVFSESIELRKALFIDHPMSDKWRLYMDKELVEHTSKTGFMLAPLIIDNKVIGLLYADRHCSDRAISSDDFELFTHFSQLTNVCLSASVGH; this comes from the coding sequence TTGAAGGCTGCAAATCAAGTAAAAGGTGCAGATTACTGGACCAAGCGAATCAGCGAACAAGAGATGCCGGCGTTATGCTCGACAGTTAAATCTCTAGAGAAATTAGCTAAAGATGATGTGTCATCCCTGGCTATTTTAGGGCGCAGTGTGATGCATGATAATGCATTAACATCGCGTATTTTAAGGGTTGCAAATAGCGCTATATATAATAAAGGTACGTCACTCGTGACCACTGTCAGTCGGGCCGCTGTTGTACTGGGCTTCGACACCATTCGTAATATCTGCATTACCGCCAAACTATTGAGTAGTTTGCTCGAAAATAAAGGCCTATCCGAACCTGTTTATCATCGCTTATTGACACTAATGGGGCGGGCGTTTCAAGCGGCTATGTTGGCTAAAATGATGCTGAAAGATCATGATGAAGAGTTGCAAGAAGAAGTTTTTATTGCCGCATTGTTGTACCACATTGGCGAAAGCGCATTTTGGAGTATGGGCGGAGATATAACTGAGCAATTGGATCATCGTTTATCGGATAGTGACAGTAAAGAGGCAAATGCCATTGTTCGAGAATATTTGGGCACATCGTTTGCCCAACTATCAGTAGGGATTGCTCGTAGTTGGGGCTTGGGGGAGGTGTTAGTTAAGTCATTATCTAATCCGGATGAGCGTACTCCTGAGATTCGTTCTATTTTTCTGGCCAATAAGATCAGTGAAATGATGGTGGCAGAGCCGAGCGATCCTGTTGCATTAAATCATCGAATTAAGCAAGCCGCAGATATGTTAGGCATCGAAGTTGATGAGTTTAAAGGGCAGATGATACGGTGTAGCTATGCGACTAAAAAACTTGCTATCAGTTATGGCGCTAAGGTGTTAGTGGAGTTTTTACCAAGCACAGAGCTACTCACGTTAGCCTATGAAGAAGATACTAATAAAGTTGTAGTTAGAGAACCTAATGTAACGCAGCAGCTAAAAAAATTGCGTGAATTAACCGATTGCGCTATCTCAAAAGCAAATTTCAATGAAGTGATCACTGTCACCATTGATGGTGTGTTAAACGGGATTGGGATGGATCGCTGCGCAGTGATGTTATTGTCGCCAAATCGAAAAAGGTTACAGCCTAGGGTTGTCATTGGCGATAATACCGATGTCATGAAAAATGAGTTTATCGTGGAGCTTCATCTCTCGAAAACTGTATTTTCAGAAAGTATTGAGCTTAGGAAAGCCTTGTTTATTGATCACCCCATGTCGGATAAATGGCGTTTATACATGGACAAGGAGCTTGTTGAACATACGTCAAAAACAGGCTTCATGTTGGCGCCATTGATTATCGACAATAAAGTGATAGGTCTGCTTTATGCCGATAGGCACTGTTCAGATAGAGCGATTTCCAGCGATGATTTTGAGCTGTTTACCCACTTTTCCCAACTCACCAATGTGTGCTTATCAGCGTCAGTTGGTCATTAA
- a CDS encoding nuclear transport factor 2 family protein — protein MFNHFTRTHLGQLLKLNLFCIILLFSAPNQADDNKQAAVVLDNLHQFAAKADWDNYFSLYTDDAIFIGTDASEYWNMTQFSQYARPTKGWSYALIERKMVRHDDVIVFDELLDSQSYGVSRGTGTLLLTASGWKIAQYHLSFPIPNKIAKKITNQIKASSNN, from the coding sequence ATGTTTAATCATTTTACTCGCACTCATTTAGGTCAATTACTTAAGCTTAATCTGTTCTGCATAATATTGTTATTTTCAGCGCCAAACCAAGCCGATGATAATAAACAAGCTGCCGTGGTACTTGATAACCTGCATCAGTTTGCAGCCAAGGCCGATTGGGATAACTATTTTTCTCTGTACACTGATGATGCCATTTTTATTGGCACAGACGCGAGCGAGTATTGGAATATGACACAATTTTCGCAATATGCTCGTCCAACTAAGGGATGGAGTTACGCCTTAATAGAGCGAAAGATGGTGCGCCATGATGACGTAATAGTGTTTGATGAGTTGCTTGATAGCCAATCTTACGGCGTCAGTCGTGGAACAGGAACCTTACTGCTAACAGCCAGCGGTTGGAAGATAGCGCAGTATCACTTAAGTTTCCCTATTCCTAACAAGATAGCTAAGAAAATCACCAATCAAATTAAAGCGAGTAGCAATAACTAA
- a CDS encoding zinc-dependent peptidase, producing MLAIFIILILSATAISYIWFKPAYIKRKRQLITKMPFPSEWRAILKRRMPYFRFLPTDLQLQLKQHIKVFIAEKQFIGCQGIIIDDEMRVTIAAQACLLLLNRETDYYPKLKQILVYPSLFIANHQQHDTNGVIWEKQNILSGESWEFGKVILSWHTAVEDAAQPFDGHNVVIHEFAHQLDQEDGYSNGAPILASSQDYAQWSSIMAKEYASLQYKANHQEFSIFNYYGATNPAEFFAVVTETFFEKPIEFSQLHPILYQQMSHFFKLDPVNWH from the coding sequence ATGCTGGCTATTTTCATTATATTGATACTCAGCGCTACCGCTATTAGCTATATCTGGTTTAAGCCAGCCTATATCAAACGCAAACGCCAGCTAATCACAAAAATGCCTTTCCCCAGTGAATGGCGTGCAATATTGAAGCGGAGAATGCCCTATTTTCGCTTTCTTCCTACCGATCTCCAATTACAGTTAAAACAGCATATCAAGGTGTTCATTGCTGAAAAGCAGTTCATTGGATGCCAAGGGATCATCATCGACGATGAGATGCGAGTCACCATTGCCGCGCAAGCCTGTTTGTTATTGCTTAATAGAGAAACTGACTACTACCCCAAACTCAAACAGATATTGGTCTATCCAAGCCTATTTATTGCGAATCATCAGCAACATGACACTAATGGTGTGATCTGGGAAAAACAAAATATTCTATCTGGGGAATCTTGGGAATTTGGTAAGGTGATACTCTCTTGGCATACTGCTGTAGAGGATGCTGCGCAACCTTTTGATGGCCATAATGTGGTTATACATGAGTTTGCACATCAGCTCGACCAAGAAGATGGATACTCAAATGGAGCCCCCATCTTGGCAAGTTCACAAGACTATGCTCAATGGTCGTCGATCATGGCGAAAGAATATGCAAGCTTGCAATATAAAGCCAATCATCAAGAGTTTTCCATCTTCAATTATTATGGCGCCACTAATCCAGCAGAGTTTTTTGCAGTGGTAACAGAGACCTTTTTTGAGAAGCCAATAGAATTTAGCCAACTACACCCCATCTTATACCAACAGATGAGTCACTTTTTTAAACTAGATCCAGTAAACTGGCATTAA